One Penaeus vannamei isolate JL-2024 chromosome 27, ASM4276789v1, whole genome shotgun sequence genomic window carries:
- the LOC113811011 gene encoding cuticle protein AMP1B, whose product MHLILLVCLAGLVAASPMPQNRHPEYDAQILVDEREDRGDGNFRYRFETSNGINTEKVGTPGSEGQSNMQGAFSFPLPEGGVAQFTYVADEFGYQPSSDLLPQPPPLPAHVYRLLEIAEQQRAQGITFEKK is encoded by the exons ATGCACCTG ATCCTCCTCGTCTGTCTGGCCGGCCTGGTGGCCGCCTCCCCGATGCCTCAGAACCGCCACCCTGAGTACGACGCCCAGATCCTGGTGGACGAGCGCGAGGACCGCGGCGACGGCAACTTCAGGTACCGCTTCGAAACCAGCAACGGCATTAACACCGAGAAGGTTGGCACTCCAGGCTCCGAGGGCCAGAGCAACATGCAGGGAGCCTTCAGCTTCCCCCTCCCCGAGGGAGGAGTCGCTCAGTTCACTTACGTCGCTGACGAGTTCGGTTACCAGCCTTCCTCCGACCTCctgccccagccccctcccctccccgcccacgtcTACAGACTTCTCGAGATCGCCGAGCAGCAAAGGGCTCAGGGAATCACCTTCGAGAAGAAATAA